A window from Flavobacterium gyeonganense encodes these proteins:
- a CDS encoding LytR/AlgR family response regulator transcription factor, translating to MKIKCLLVDDEPLAISLLQNHISKLDYLEVVGTCPNALKAAEVLRTTAVDLMFLDIKMPQITGIDFLKTLRNPPSVIFTTAYREYALESYELDIVDYLLKPITFDRFFKATDRYLRISGPVNNTKIITPSQEDFIYIKNGSKFNKINVDSILYIESVKDYIIVHQKDGIKLNAKYKISDIEIELQDKNFLRIHRSFIINLKNITAFTAYDVEIGSIEIPIGASYKEYAFKMLKNN from the coding sequence ATAAGTAAGTTAGATTATTTAGAAGTTGTTGGTACATGTCCGAATGCGCTAAAAGCGGCTGAGGTTTTGAGAACTACTGCCGTTGACCTTATGTTTTTGGATATCAAGATGCCTCAAATCACCGGAATCGATTTTTTAAAGACCTTACGAAATCCGCCTTCGGTTATTTTTACTACCGCTTACCGCGAATATGCATTAGAAAGTTATGAGCTTGACATTGTCGATTATCTTTTAAAACCAATCACTTTTGACCGCTTTTTTAAGGCTACAGATCGCTATTTACGAATCAGCGGACCTGTAAATAATACCAAAATCATTACACCATCGCAGGAAGATTTTATTTACATAAAAAATGGATCCAAGTTTAATAAAATCAATGTCGATTCTATTTTGTATATCGAAAGCGTAAAAGATTACATTATTGTGCATCAAAAAGATGGAATTAAACTCAATGCCAAATATAAAATTAGCGATATCGAAATCGAACTACAGGATAAAAATTTCCTGCGCATACATCGCTCCTTTATAATCAATTTAAAAAATATTACCGCCTTTACAGCTTATGATGTTGAAATAGGTTCAATCGAAATTCCAATTGGAGCCAGTTATAAAGAATATGCTTTTAAAATGCTTAAGAATAATTAA
- a CDS encoding helix-turn-helix domain-containing protein yields the protein MEFKLKYITDDIKLSSYEDKLFKTEVVFDHHMLVWFISGETKIIQADKNYLFKSGDIFLIPRNQLAAIINYPKDGQPHKSVVMHLSTDRLREFYASLNVKTKISATQKIRSFDKHPLLESCLASLMPYFDVQEKFPENIASLKITEAISILRTIDKEIDNILANFEEPYKIDLAGFMEKNFMFNMPLEKFSYLSGRSLTTFKRDFSKIYNTTPQRWLTQKRLELAHYQLTQKNKKPVEVYLETGFENLSHFSFAFKKQFGISPTQLTITK from the coding sequence ATGGAATTTAAACTAAAATACATTACAGACGATATTAAACTTTCTTCTTACGAAGATAAGTTGTTTAAAACCGAGGTTGTGTTTGACCACCATATGCTTGTGTGGTTCATTTCTGGCGAGACAAAAATTATTCAGGCAGATAAAAACTACTTATTCAAATCAGGTGACATTTTTCTGATACCAAGAAATCAATTAGCGGCAATCATCAATTATCCAAAAGACGGTCAGCCCCATAAGTCAGTAGTTATGCATCTTTCTACCGACAGATTACGCGAATTTTATGCCAGCCTTAATGTGAAAACAAAAATTTCGGCGACTCAAAAAATCCGAAGTTTTGATAAGCATCCTTTGTTAGAAAGCTGCCTTGCCTCGTTGATGCCTTATTTTGATGTACAGGAAAAATTTCCTGAAAATATTGCCTCTTTAAAAATTACGGAAGCAATTTCAATTCTTCGTACCATAGATAAAGAAATAGACAACATTTTAGCCAATTTTGAAGAACCGTATAAAATTGATCTGGCAGGTTTTATGGAAAAAAATTTTATGTTCAATATGCCATTAGAAAAGTTTAGTTACTTGTCAGGACGGAGTCTGACTACTTTTAAACGCGATTTTTCTAAAATATATAACACTACTCCACAACGCTGGCTCACACAAAAACGTTTGGAACTTGCCCATTATCAATTAACGCAAAAAAACAAAAAGCCTGTTGAGGTCTATCTGGAAACAGGTTTTGAAAACTTATCGCATTTTTCATTTGCTTTCAAAAAACAATTCGGAATATCCCCCACACAATTAACAATAACTAAATAA
- a CDS encoding SDR family NAD(P)-dependent oxidoreductase, whose product MGQKNYKGALQQPIGSGFNAQSTSTEVIKDIDLSGKIAIVTGGNTGIGLETVKTLANAGATVIVPARDIEKAVKNLKGIANVEIEKMDLVNPNSIDKFTSKFLASGRPLHLLINNAGIMWVPLRRDYRGIESQLAINYLAQFQLTANLFPALKRANGARVVNVSSQGHQFAPFDFDDPNFKHREYETLQSYGQSKTAVNLFSVELDNRAKKFGIRAYSLHPGSIKGTELAREAPLELFVKMGFCDERGNILPEVAASLKTISQGASTTIWCATSPQLKNIGGVFCEDTDIAGLSLEQEVSAGVKTYSLDEKNAKKLWELSEKLTGIRFNIN is encoded by the coding sequence ATGGGACAAAAAAATTACAAGGGAGCCTTGCAGCAACCAATAGGTTCGGGCTTCAACGCACAATCAACTTCAACTGAAGTAATCAAAGACATTGATCTTTCAGGCAAAATTGCCATTGTAACAGGAGGAAATACGGGCATTGGACTAGAGACAGTAAAAACACTTGCAAATGCAGGCGCTACTGTCATTGTACCCGCCAGGGATATTGAAAAAGCTGTGAAAAATCTGAAAGGAATTGCGAATGTAGAAATTGAGAAAATGGATTTAGTGAATCCAAATTCTATTGACAAATTTACCTCAAAATTTTTAGCTTCAGGCAGACCACTACATTTACTCATCAACAACGCAGGAATTATGTGGGTTCCGTTGAGAAGAGATTACCGCGGAATTGAATCACAACTCGCTATAAATTATTTGGCGCAATTTCAACTTACTGCAAATCTATTCCCGGCATTAAAGAGAGCTAATGGTGCAAGAGTCGTAAACGTTTCATCGCAAGGACATCAGTTTGCTCCTTTTGATTTTGATGATCCTAATTTTAAACACCGCGAATATGAAACCCTGCAAAGCTACGGGCAATCAAAAACAGCTGTAAATTTGTTTTCGGTTGAATTAGACAATCGCGCAAAAAAGTTTGGTATAAGAGCATACTCATTACACCCTGGTTCTATTAAAGGCACTGAACTGGCCAGGGAAGCACCATTAGAATTATTTGTAAAAATGGGCTTCTGTGATGAAAGAGGTAATATATTGCCAGAAGTTGCCGCTTCACTCAAAACAATTTCACAAGGTGCTTCTACCACAATTTGGTGTGCTACAAGTCCTCAATTAAAAAATATTGGAGGTGTATTTTGTGAAGATACTGATATTGCCGGATTATCTTTGGAACAGGAAGTTTCAGCAGGCGTTAAAACGTATTCACTGGACGAAAAAAACGCAAAAAAATTGTGGGAATTAAGCGAAAAACTGACCGGTATCAGATTCAATATAAATTGA
- a CDS encoding alginate export family protein — MILKSFYKLFFLLFIVITFSSQAQEKDTLTQQFLMNIEIRPRAEYTSNYILPPNTTVDPYFYLTQRNRISMQYEREKWLIKSDVQEIHLWDKEHSASKAGSINFYQLFLETKLKSVNIRLGRQSILLDNGRLFSDAPWAQQGRAHEGIRVMKYSEHFSNDFFFLFTRNYSSEFEPAYSPVAANRYKYMLVNSFSYNSKRAFSFNSVSTVDFLESANSQHLYTRATTGGRIDFKTKQWNYTLNSYLQFGRNQKGQQLFAYYFQPEIKLSLQKSNWRLGAEMISGSNPHLATGSSGDFDVLYGVTWKFNGNMNVFTRFPADVGGKGLINPYLFTTIPLHQKLSIRSDFHLFYTQYHLKNNLGQDMKKFLGFENDISLKYTPVKALEINCAFSFYQATDSMKYLPKIQNENKMAFWSYLMVSYSFKAENWKCYKK, encoded by the coding sequence ATGATATTAAAAAGCTTCTACAAACTATTCTTTCTTTTGTTTATTGTAATCACATTTAGCAGTCAGGCACAAGAAAAGGACACTTTGACCCAGCAGTTTTTAATGAATATCGAAATAAGACCAAGAGCCGAATACACTTCAAACTATATCCTTCCTCCCAATACCACAGTCGATCCTTATTTTTATCTCACACAGCGAAACAGAATTTCCATGCAGTATGAAAGAGAAAAATGGCTCATTAAATCTGATGTTCAGGAAATCCATCTTTGGGATAAAGAGCATTCGGCATCTAAAGCTGGAAGTATTAATTTTTACCAGTTATTTTTAGAAACTAAATTAAAATCGGTAAATATCCGTTTAGGGAGACAAAGCATCTTATTAGATAATGGAAGATTGTTTTCTGATGCTCCCTGGGCTCAGCAAGGAAGGGCACACGAAGGTATTCGGGTAATGAAATATTCTGAACATTTTTCTAATGACTTTTTCTTTTTATTTACCCGAAACTACAGCTCTGAATTTGAACCGGCTTATTCCCCTGTAGCTGCAAACCGATATAAATACATGCTGGTAAATAGTTTCAGTTATAATTCGAAAAGAGCATTTTCTTTTAATTCCGTAAGTACTGTGGATTTTTTAGAAAGTGCCAATTCACAACACCTCTACACCCGGGCCACAACAGGCGGACGTATTGATTTTAAAACCAAACAATGGAATTACACACTAAACAGTTATCTGCAATTCGGACGTAATCAAAAAGGACAACAACTATTTGCATATTATTTTCAGCCGGAAATTAAATTATCCCTGCAAAAATCAAATTGGCGTTTGGGGGCTGAAATGATTAGCGGAAGTAATCCACATTTAGCAACTGGCAGCTCTGGTGATTTTGATGTATTGTATGGCGTGACCTGGAAATTTAACGGAAACATGAATGTTTTTACCCGATTCCCGGCTGATGTTGGCGGCAAAGGGTTAATAAATCCTTATCTCTTTACTACGATTCCTTTACATCAAAAATTATCCATTCGTTCAGATTTTCATCTTTTTTACACCCAATACCATCTGAAAAACAATCTTGGTCAGGACATGAAAAAATTCCTTGGATTTGAAAATGACATTTCATTAAAATATACTCCTGTCAAAGCGTTAGAAATCAATTGTGCTTTTTCTTTTTATCAGGCAACAGATTCTATGAAATACCTTCCAAAAATACAAAACGAAAACAAGATGGCTTTTTGGAGCTATTTGATGGTTTCTTATTCTTTTAAGGCTGAGAACTGGAAATGTTATAAGAAATAG
- a CDS encoding PepSY-like domain-containing protein: protein MKTKIITVALLLGFVISTHAQKKIELTELPKPAQEFLKKYFSNTPVETVKKDAEHGEKGYEVKLKDGTEVEFWKDGAYREVDGGEKPIPTEFIPKNIKDYVAKHYPNEKITHIDYGHKDVDVDLTNKIDLEFTKEGKFIRGDKD, encoded by the coding sequence ATGAAAACGAAAATAATTACAGTCGCATTATTACTTGGTTTTGTAATATCGACTCACGCACAAAAGAAAATTGAACTTACTGAATTGCCAAAACCAGCGCAGGAATTTTTAAAAAAGTATTTCAGTAATACACCAGTAGAAACAGTCAAAAAAGATGCAGAACATGGTGAAAAAGGATACGAGGTAAAACTGAAAGACGGTACCGAAGTAGAGTTTTGGAAAGACGGCGCTTATCGTGAAGTTGATGGTGGAGAGAAACCCATTCCAACTGAATTTATTCCGAAAAACATAAAAGATTATGTGGCAAAACATTATCCAAATGAAAAAATTACTCATATAGATTACGGTCACAAAGACGTTGATGTAGATTTAACCAACAAAATTGACCTTGAATTTACGAAGGAAGGTAAATTTATTAGAGGGGATAAAGATTAA
- a CDS encoding peptidylprolyl isomerase — MKFKFLFLFCLTILNIQAQTTKKPVAKSKAPATKTQAKVNPKENPNEGIFATISTTKGDIVLTLEYLKTPVTVANFISLAEGKNPNVKVEKLKGKPFYDGLKFHRVINDFMIQGGDPDGNGSGGPGYSFKDEFVNELIFDKGGILAMANSGPATNGSQFFITHKETPWLNGKHTIFGHVVSGMDNVNKIVQDDIMTKITITRKGAAAKKFDALKVIADDAKKEEAKKGEAQKVVKEKAAYFEAMKAKATTTASGLKYVITQKGTGVKGAEGSTIYFHYAGYFEDGNLFDSSMPNVEKAYGKYNPNRDAQGGYKSFPFTVGKKDGMIPGFIEALDMMTDGDKAIFFLPSNLAYGEKGAGGVIPPNATLIFEIETSAKQQ, encoded by the coding sequence ATGAAATTTAAATTTTTATTTCTATTTTGCCTTACAATACTTAATATTCAAGCGCAAACCACTAAAAAACCTGTAGCAAAATCAAAAGCACCTGCAACAAAAACACAGGCAAAAGTAAATCCAAAGGAAAATCCCAACGAAGGTATTTTTGCTACAATTTCAACAACAAAAGGTGATATTGTTTTAACTCTGGAATATTTAAAAACGCCTGTAACTGTTGCCAATTTTATTTCTTTGGCGGAAGGTAAAAATCCTAATGTTAAAGTGGAAAAACTGAAAGGAAAACCATTTTATGACGGATTAAAATTCCACAGAGTAATCAATGATTTTATGATTCAGGGAGGTGATCCTGACGGAAACGGCTCAGGAGGTCCAGGATATTCCTTTAAAGATGAATTCGTAAATGAATTAATATTTGACAAAGGCGGTATTTTGGCGATGGCTAATTCCGGGCCGGCTACTAACGGAAGCCAGTTTTTCATTACACACAAAGAGACTCCGTGGTTAAACGGTAAACATACTATTTTTGGCCATGTAGTTTCAGGAATGGACAATGTAAACAAAATTGTTCAGGATGATATCATGACAAAAATTACCATTACACGCAAAGGTGCTGCTGCCAAAAAATTTGATGCATTAAAAGTTATTGCTGATGATGCTAAAAAGGAAGAAGCTAAAAAAGGAGAAGCGCAAAAAGTAGTTAAAGAAAAAGCGGCTTATTTTGAAGCTATGAAAGCTAAAGCCACAACAACTGCTTCTGGTTTAAAATATGTAATTACACAAAAAGGAACTGGCGTAAAAGGCGCCGAAGGATCTACGATTTATTTTCATTATGCAGGATATTTTGAAGACGGAAATCTTTTTGACAGCAGTATGCCAAATGTAGAAAAAGCATATGGAAAATATAATCCTAACAGGGATGCACAGGGAGGTTATAAATCTTTTCCTTTTACTGTAGGAAAAAAAGACGGTATGATTCCTGGATTTATTGAAGCGCTTGATATGATGACAGACGGAGACAAAGCCATCTTCTTTCTTCCCTCAAATTTAGCCTATGGAGAAAAAGGTGCCGGTGGAGTTATTCCGCCAAATGCAACTTTGATTTTCGAGATTGAAACCTCTGCTAAGCAGCAATAA
- the gldI gene encoding gliding motility-associated peptidyl-prolyl isomerase GldI, with amino-acid sequence MNYLKRSICTLLFTVLFVSCKHHEEARRPISQASGTFMKKSADRNKKLVASEEDVIKKIIKNNPKVKYYATRKGYWLTYDQRNLTDTQTPKKGDIAYFNLEIKDIEGKIIYSEAELGPQTYYVDKQDIMMGLRDGIKLMHKNETVTFLFPSHIAYGYHGDNKKIGTNQSLICTVTLRNFVPDPNAAGAPAADSTRQTTTKQTPKTTAAKPASVAKKDTLNP; translated from the coding sequence ATGAACTACTTAAAACGAAGCATTTGCACGTTGCTTTTTACTGTTTTATTTGTTAGTTGTAAACATCATGAGGAAGCCAGAAGGCCTATTTCCCAGGCATCAGGTACTTTTATGAAAAAATCGGCTGACAGAAACAAAAAACTGGTTGCAAGTGAAGAGGATGTGATAAAAAAAATTATCAAAAACAATCCAAAAGTAAAATACTACGCCACCAGAAAAGGATATTGGCTAACTTATGACCAAAGAAATCTAACAGATACACAAACTCCTAAAAAAGGAGATATTGCCTATTTTAATTTAGAAATAAAAGACATTGAGGGCAAAATTATCTATTCTGAAGCCGAACTTGGTCCACAGACCTATTATGTCGATAAACAAGACATCATGATGGGATTGAGAGACGGAATCAAATTGATGCATAAAAATGAAACCGTAACTTTCCTGTTCCCATCCCATATTGCGTATGGATATCACGGAGACAACAAAAAAATCGGAACCAATCAGTCCTTAATCTGTACCGTTACTTTACGCAATTTTGTTCCTGATCCTAATGCAGCAGGAGCTCCGGCTGCAGACTCCACAAGACAGACTACAACGAAACAAACTCCGAAAACTACAGCAGCAAAACCGGCATCTGTAGCTAAAAAAGATACATTAAACCCATAA